In Luteitalea sp. TBR-22, one genomic interval encodes:
- a CDS encoding TldD/PmbA family protein, with protein sequence MSYSREEVKAITDKILNMAKADAVEVDFQGGERSATRYANSSITANLIEHDQQVNITVYYGQKSASTVTHQFDDASLKTAIEEAQALARRKPDNPETMPLVKPPQNYVPVEAVIDRTANFGPAERAAMVKKSLDICEKKGVVGAGYIPKLHWTQATANSEGLFSYFRYAEASLILTCRTPDGTGSGWAGQTGLKDVSQIDPVAITERAADKALKSQKPRAIEPGDYTVILEPRPAARFLSLLLTSMDARSAEEGRSFMSGKERGQTKVGEKLFGDNVTIKSVINHPVLRQSPIGEDGLAAQDVTWVEKGVVKNLYYSRYWAQKTGKQPTATQPGLSLVMDGGTTSVEEMIKTTKRGLLVSFFWYMRPVEQMSILYTGMTRDGLFLIENGEITAPVQNFRWNETPVVGLNNISALGPPEPMHTGEAYDQPGTAMIPAMRIEDFTMTSVSPAV encoded by the coding sequence ATGAGTTATTCGCGCGAAGAAGTGAAGGCGATCACCGACAAGATCCTGAACATGGCCAAGGCCGACGCGGTCGAGGTCGATTTCCAGGGTGGGGAGCGGTCGGCGACGCGGTACGCCAATTCCAGCATCACGGCGAACCTGATCGAGCACGACCAGCAGGTGAACATCACGGTCTACTACGGGCAGAAGAGCGCCAGTACCGTGACGCACCAGTTCGACGATGCCTCGCTGAAGACGGCGATCGAGGAAGCGCAGGCGCTGGCCAGGCGCAAGCCGGACAACCCGGAGACGATGCCGCTGGTCAAGCCGCCGCAGAACTACGTGCCCGTCGAGGCCGTGATCGACCGCACCGCCAACTTCGGGCCGGCCGAGCGCGCCGCGATGGTGAAGAAGAGCCTCGACATCTGCGAGAAGAAGGGCGTGGTCGGCGCCGGCTACATCCCGAAGCTGCACTGGACGCAGGCGACCGCAAACAGCGAGGGCCTCTTCTCGTACTTCCGCTACGCCGAGGCGAGCCTCATCCTGACCTGCCGCACGCCCGACGGGACGGGCTCCGGCTGGGCGGGGCAGACAGGGCTGAAGGACGTGAGCCAGATCGATCCGGTGGCGATCACCGAGCGGGCCGCCGACAAGGCGCTGAAGTCGCAGAAGCCGCGCGCCATCGAGCCCGGTGACTACACGGTGATCCTCGAGCCGCGGCCGGCGGCCCGGTTCCTGTCGCTGCTGCTGACGTCGATGGACGCGCGTTCGGCCGAGGAAGGCCGCAGCTTCATGAGCGGCAAGGAACGCGGGCAGACCAAGGTCGGCGAGAAGCTGTTCGGCGACAACGTCACCATCAAGTCGGTGATCAACCACCCGGTGCTGCGGCAGTCGCCGATCGGCGAGGACGGCCTCGCCGCGCAGGACGTCACCTGGGTCGAGAAGGGCGTCGTCAAGAACCTGTACTACAGCCGGTACTGGGCGCAGAAGACCGGCAAGCAGCCGACCGCGACGCAGCCGGGGCTGAGCCTGGTGATGGATGGCGGCACCACGTCCGTCGAGGAGATGATCAAGACGACCAAGCGCGGGCTGCTCGTCTCGTTCTTCTGGTACATGCGCCCGGTGGAGCAGATGTCCATCCTCTACACCGGCATGACGCGCGACGGCCTGTTCCTCATCGAGAACGGCGAGATCACCGCGCCGGTCCAGAACTTCCGCTGGAACGAGACGCCGGTGGTCGGGCTCAACAACATCAGCGCGCTCGGCCCGCCCGAGCCGATGCACACCGGCGAGGCCTACGACCAGCCGGGCACGGCGATGATTCCGGCGATGCGCATCGAGGACTTCACGATGACGTCCGTCTCGCCCGCGGTCTGA
- a CDS encoding TldD/PmbA family protein produces MSSNRREFLKTVGATSMALASSDLVAALIAQSPRGKVLESKFKGLSDVALGEARRLGATYCDIRFTRNVSDSVTVRDRIVGGGGFGGGGGGGGFGGGGGRNESAGFGVRVLHSGVWGFASSPTVTEDQVRAITRQAVEVARASAVAKRFDVKLTPTPGYQTYWATPIKVDPATVSLDDKIAFLLGINEQLMKTKGVIRTQSSIAQDYEWKYFASSEGSYIEQETWRMAPSYTATARAGGKVKTRTYTVQARTGGYEVVTGGGMLENADRIAAEAVEHAMAPSVTAGLKDIVMTPSHSMLTIHEIIGHPTELDRILGYEANYAGTSFIKLSDVGKLKYGSKLFNVTADRTTPGALCTVGYDDDGVKTQSWPIIRDGILVGLQTNRETAHFMGEKESRGCTFATSWRNYPFLRMPNVHVEPGDDKAPSAEEIIADTKDGLLIDGRGSYSIDQQRYNGQFGGDAFWEIKNGKKTRMVADVTYNAITTDFYGNLDAVSNKGSWEMHGTTGDAKGQPVQINHISHGAPYMRVRKIMVGAAYL; encoded by the coding sequence ATGTCCAGCAATCGTCGAGAGTTCCTCAAGACCGTGGGCGCCACCTCGATGGCGCTCGCCTCCAGCGACCTGGTCGCCGCGCTGATCGCGCAGTCGCCCAGGGGCAAGGTGCTGGAGTCGAAGTTCAAGGGCCTGTCCGACGTCGCGCTCGGCGAAGCCAGGCGCCTCGGCGCCACGTACTGCGACATCCGCTTCACGCGCAACGTCAGCGACTCGGTCACCGTGCGTGATCGCATCGTCGGCGGCGGCGGGTTCGGTGGCGGCGGCGGTGGCGGCGGATTCGGCGGGGGCGGCGGGCGCAACGAGAGCGCCGGCTTCGGTGTCCGCGTGCTGCACAGCGGCGTGTGGGGCTTTGCCAGCAGCCCGACCGTCACCGAGGACCAGGTGCGCGCCATCACGCGCCAGGCCGTGGAGGTGGCGCGCGCGAGCGCCGTGGCCAAGCGGTTCGACGTCAAGCTGACGCCGACGCCGGGCTACCAGACGTACTGGGCCACGCCGATCAAGGTCGATCCGGCGACCGTGTCGCTCGACGACAAGATCGCCTTCCTGCTCGGCATCAACGAGCAGTTGATGAAGACCAAGGGCGTCATCCGGACGCAGTCGTCGATCGCCCAGGACTACGAGTGGAAGTACTTCGCCTCGAGCGAGGGCTCCTACATCGAGCAGGAGACGTGGCGCATGGCGCCGAGCTACACGGCGACGGCGCGCGCCGGTGGCAAGGTCAAGACCCGCACCTACACCGTGCAGGCCCGGACGGGCGGCTACGAGGTGGTGACCGGCGGCGGCATGCTCGAGAACGCCGACCGCATCGCCGCCGAGGCGGTCGAGCACGCGATGGCGCCGTCGGTGACCGCGGGGCTCAAGGACATCGTGATGACGCCCTCGCACTCGATGCTGACGATCCACGAGATCATCGGCCACCCGACCGAGCTCGATCGCATCCTGGGCTACGAGGCCAACTACGCGGGCACCAGCTTCATCAAGCTGTCCGACGTCGGCAAGCTGAAGTACGGCAGCAAGCTGTTCAACGTCACCGCCGATCGCACCACGCCCGGCGCGCTCTGCACCGTGGGCTACGACGATGACGGCGTGAAGACGCAGTCGTGGCCGATCATCCGCGACGGCATCCTGGTGGGCCTGCAGACCAACCGCGAGACGGCGCACTTCATGGGCGAGAAGGAGAGCCGCGGGTGCACGTTCGCCACCTCGTGGCGCAACTACCCGTTCCTGCGGATGCCCAACGTGCACGTCGAACCCGGCGACGACAAGGCCCCGAGCGCCGAGGAGATCATCGCCGACACCAAGGATGGCCTGCTCATCGACGGGCGCGGCAGCTACTCGATCGACCAGCAGCGCTACAACGGGCAGTTCGGCGGCGACGCGTTCTGGGAGATCAAGAACGGCAAGAAGACGCGGATGGTGGCCGACGTGACCTACAACGCCATCACGACGGACTTCTACGGCAACCTCGACGCCGTGTCGAACAAGGGCTCGTGGGAGATGCACGGCACCACAGGCGATGCCAAGGGCCAGCCGGTCCAGATCAACCACATCTCGCACGGCGCGCCGTACATGCGCGTGCGCAAGATCATGGTGGGCGCGGCCTACCTCTGA
- a CDS encoding sensor domain-containing diguanylate cyclase has protein sequence MSHESASGDQESLLQFLYQLPVAVWRMSGAGEIDLMNPRAVALLVALGLPSRADQGWAILQALDPALADLSRDHLGEPGLVAEQRPVERRDPQGQVRHLALTAIIVNPDSCMVAIEDVTSRVLQERQLARERQNLAVLLEALQGYFVVMLGLDLRITQSNRSIERLLGHGTTIVGRPGAELLRADSSEPVDLAAMAALAVRQGWASFEAEYQCADGGAIWGDTILSTIVDDAGEAAAFVIVARDVSERRRREVTLLDAALTDPLTRALNRRGLAARVEPWLEDARAGRGETMTALALDIDFFKRVNDTHGHDGGDAVLRHVGQLLAQLFRRGDIVARLGGEEFVVLLRDVPEHQAMAMAERVRRVIQDTPVPFKEATIAITTSVGVARGDNVTDVARLLHSADLALYRAKAEGRNRVVVAEPLD, from the coding sequence GTGAGTCACGAATCCGCGTCCGGCGATCAGGAGTCGCTGCTCCAGTTCCTGTACCAGCTCCCCGTCGCCGTATGGCGCATGAGCGGCGCGGGCGAGATCGACCTGATGAACCCGCGCGCGGTCGCGCTGCTGGTGGCACTGGGCCTGCCCTCGCGCGCCGACCAGGGTTGGGCCATCCTGCAGGCGCTCGACCCGGCACTGGCCGACCTGTCGAGGGATCACCTCGGCGAGCCGGGGCTGGTGGCCGAGCAACGGCCGGTCGAGCGCCGCGATCCGCAGGGACAGGTGCGCCATCTGGCGCTGACGGCCATCATCGTGAACCCCGATTCGTGCATGGTCGCGATCGAGGACGTCACGAGCCGCGTCCTTCAGGAGCGGCAGTTGGCGCGGGAGCGGCAGAATCTGGCCGTCCTCCTGGAGGCATTGCAGGGGTACTTCGTGGTCATGCTCGGCCTCGACCTGCGCATCACGCAGTCCAATCGCTCCATCGAGCGCCTGCTCGGCCACGGGACGACGATCGTGGGGCGCCCCGGCGCCGAGTTGCTGCGCGCCGATTCCAGTGAACCGGTGGACCTGGCGGCGATGGCCGCACTCGCCGTCCGCCAGGGCTGGGCTTCGTTCGAGGCGGAGTACCAGTGCGCCGATGGCGGGGCGATCTGGGGCGACACGATCCTCTCGACCATCGTCGACGACGCAGGTGAGGCGGCCGCCTTCGTGATCGTGGCGCGGGACGTGAGCGAGCGGCGTCGGCGCGAGGTGACCTTGCTCGATGCGGCACTCACCGACCCCCTCACGCGGGCACTCAACCGCCGCGGCCTGGCCGCCCGCGTGGAGCCCTGGCTGGAGGACGCGCGGGCCGGCCGAGGCGAGACGATGACCGCCCTGGCCCTGGACATCGACTTCTTCAAGCGGGTCAACGACACCCATGGCCACGACGGCGGCGACGCGGTCCTGCGTCACGTCGGACAGCTGTTGGCCCAGCTGTTCCGGCGCGGCGACATTGTCGCTCGCCTCGGTGGCGAGGAGTTCGTGGTGCTGCTGAGGGACGTCCCGGAACACCAGGCCATGGCGATGGCCGAGCGGGTCCGCCGCGTGATCCAGGACACGCCGGTGCCCTTCAAGGAGGCGACGATCGCCATCACCACCTCCGTCGGCGTGGCCAGGGGCGACAACGTCACGGACGTCGCCAGGCTCCTGCACAGCGCCGACCTGGCGCTGTATCGCGCCAAGGCCGAGGGGCGCAACAGGGTGGTGGTCGCCGAGCCGCTCGACTGA
- a CDS encoding ABC transporter ATP-binding protein: MSHPLIRLDGIRKVFAADDVETHALDGIDLTIDFGEYVAIAGPSGCGKSTLLSILGLLESPTEGRYLLNGRSVDGLSTAERARTRNREIGFVFQSFNLIGDLTVHENVELPLTYMGMSAADRRKRVNGALERVGMAHRARHLPAQLSGGQQQRVAVARAVVTQPSILLADEPTGNLDSRNGEAVMQLLRDLHGDGATICMVTHDPRYAAHATRSVHLFDGRVVVDDQVRTTAAPQPPG; the protein is encoded by the coding sequence GTGTCCCATCCCCTGATCCGGCTCGACGGCATCCGCAAGGTCTTCGCGGCCGACGATGTGGAGACGCATGCCCTCGACGGCATCGACCTCACGATCGATTTCGGCGAGTACGTCGCCATTGCCGGCCCGTCCGGCTGCGGCAAGTCCACGCTGCTCTCGATCCTCGGCCTGCTCGAGTCGCCCACCGAGGGACGCTACCTCCTCAACGGTCGCTCCGTGGACGGCCTGTCGACGGCCGAGCGGGCGCGCACGCGCAACCGCGAGATCGGCTTCGTCTTCCAGAGTTTCAACCTGATTGGCGACCTCACCGTCCACGAGAACGTCGAGCTGCCGTTGACCTACATGGGGATGTCGGCTGCCGATCGCCGCAAGCGCGTGAACGGGGCGCTCGAGCGGGTCGGCATGGCGCACCGGGCGCGCCACCTGCCGGCGCAGCTGTCCGGCGGTCAGCAGCAGCGCGTCGCCGTGGCACGCGCGGTGGTCACGCAGCCGTCCATCCTGCTGGCCGACGAGCCGACCGGCAACCTCGACTCGCGCAACGGCGAGGCCGTGATGCAGCTGCTGCGCGACCTGCATGGCGATGGCGCCACCATCTGCATGGTCACGCACGACCCGCGCTACGCTGCGCACGCGACACGGTCGGTGCACCTGTTCGACGGCCGGGTCGTCGTCGATGATCAGGTCAGGACGACCGCTGCTCCGCAGCCCCCAGGGTAG
- a CDS encoding ABC transporter permease, protein MGWLKRLINSTTRRARIEQELVDEVTFHREQHAAELEAAGWAPEVARREARRRLGLPGPWVAASVEQDTLPWLSTWARETRQAARGLRRRPLLLATAVLTLALGAGVLLATSTLVDRVLLAPLPVPGADRLVVLDESLAGQKVGGNPARTADYGREVGGLRGVIGVYGEQLVLGRGTEARFVQAIRAVGPFRDVLGMTAARGRVFSDEEQRDGASVLMLSNRGWQRLFGGSESVVGATVTLRGAPYQIVGILPPEFAYPADIDVFAPSGPEYQRAPRGGNWLMVIGRLAPGATLASVEQEARAAARRFGETYPTHDRNLDVRLTSLQSHEARDVRSPLLMVLGAALVVYLVVCVNVGGLLFVRAMARDHESSVRLALGAGPWAMLRLAFHEAFLIAVAAMPLAWYVASLVLRWLERALAEDVTGLTGVTMGARTVGAGLGVVLVTTLVLAVWPAWHVLTRPARPGAALHAATEPPSRRRVRRLLVGTQVACSTVLLVLALLFSGSLQEMLRRPRGYDATHVVAIRYDLDWEQPKAEIDAVVRRILDAVNGTPGVVAAGAVDRFPLQGGTQSGSVLIYGEADVAPGRTDISVRSATPDYFRAMDIPLVSGRVFVDEGPGSARSEVVVSSAFARRHFGSVDPVGQRLWLRWKDDTPAWSEVVGVVGDVRQTFRDETAVPEVYRPWSRAYWPLVHVAARTDGTPDAVRRLRASLQRAIPDHPLGLLAPLDEAVDAGSRQARVLTRVMATCALAAALLAVVGLYGLLASEMVARRREVGIRLALGARTWSLRAWLLRPGLWLTTAGVTVGLLASIPAARLLEQQLFGIRSGDLSVRAIAAGVLLFAGVVAALVPACRIVSDRALSGLRYE, encoded by the coding sequence ATGGGTTGGCTGAAGCGGCTCATCAACTCGACGACCCGGCGCGCCCGGATCGAGCAGGAACTGGTCGACGAGGTCACCTTCCACCGCGAGCAGCACGCGGCCGAGCTCGAGGCTGCCGGCTGGGCGCCTGAGGTCGCTCGGCGTGAGGCGCGCCGACGACTCGGTCTCCCAGGCCCGTGGGTGGCCGCCAGCGTCGAGCAGGACACTCTCCCCTGGCTGTCGACGTGGGCGCGCGAGACGCGACAGGCCGCCCGTGGGCTCCGCCGACGTCCCCTGCTGTTGGCCACCGCCGTGCTCACCCTCGCCCTCGGCGCCGGTGTGCTGCTGGCCACCTCCACGCTCGTCGATCGGGTGTTGCTGGCTCCCCTGCCCGTCCCGGGCGCCGACCGGCTCGTGGTGCTCGACGAGTCGCTCGCCGGGCAGAAGGTCGGCGGCAACCCGGCGCGCACGGCCGACTACGGGCGCGAGGTCGGCGGGCTGCGTGGCGTGATTGGGGTCTACGGCGAGCAGCTCGTGCTGGGGCGCGGCACCGAGGCGAGGTTCGTCCAGGCCATCCGCGCGGTGGGGCCCTTCCGCGACGTGCTGGGGATGACGGCCGCGAGGGGGCGGGTGTTCAGCGACGAGGAGCAGCGCGACGGGGCGTCCGTCCTGATGCTCAGCAACCGCGGCTGGCAGCGGCTCTTCGGCGGCAGCGAGTCGGTGGTCGGCGCCACCGTCACCCTGCGCGGTGCGCCGTACCAGATCGTCGGCATCCTCCCTCCGGAATTTGCCTACCCTGCCGACATCGACGTCTTCGCCCCGTCGGGTCCGGAGTACCAGCGCGCCCCGCGCGGCGGTAACTGGCTCATGGTCATCGGTCGCCTCGCGCCCGGCGCGACCCTTGCGAGCGTCGAGCAGGAGGCCCGTGCCGCGGCCCGCCGCTTCGGCGAGACGTACCCCACGCACGATCGGAACCTCGATGTGCGGCTCACCAGCCTCCAGTCCCATGAGGCGCGCGACGTGCGCTCCCCGCTGCTGATGGTCCTGGGCGCGGCGCTCGTGGTGTACCTGGTGGTCTGCGTCAACGTCGGCGGGCTGCTGTTCGTGCGGGCGATGGCCCGCGACCATGAGTCGTCGGTGCGGCTGGCCCTCGGCGCCGGGCCGTGGGCGATGTTGCGGTTGGCCTTCCACGAGGCGTTCCTGATCGCCGTCGCGGCCATGCCGCTGGCCTGGTACGTCGCCAGCCTCGTGCTGCGGTGGCTGGAGCGGGCACTGGCCGAGGACGTGACCGGCCTGACCGGCGTGACGATGGGGGCGCGCACGGTCGGGGCCGGACTGGGCGTGGTGCTGGTGACCACGCTCGTCCTCGCCGTGTGGCCGGCCTGGCACGTGCTCACGCGGCCCGCGCGCCCCGGAGCGGCGCTTCATGCCGCGACCGAGCCGCCGAGCCGCCGGCGCGTGCGGCGGCTGCTCGTCGGCACGCAGGTCGCCTGCAGTACGGTACTGCTCGTCCTCGCGCTGCTGTTCTCCGGGAGTCTGCAGGAGATGCTTCGTCGACCCCGCGGCTACGATGCCACGCACGTGGTCGCGATCCGTTACGACCTCGATTGGGAACAGCCCAAGGCCGAGATCGACGCCGTGGTGCGGCGCATCCTCGACGCGGTGAACGGCACGCCGGGCGTCGTGGCCGCCGGGGCGGTCGACCGCTTCCCCCTTCAGGGCGGCACCCAGTCCGGCTCGGTCCTCATCTACGGCGAGGCCGACGTCGCCCCCGGGCGGACCGACATCTCGGTGCGCTCGGCGACGCCCGACTATTTCCGCGCAATGGACATCCCGCTCGTGTCCGGTCGGGTGTTCGTCGACGAGGGGCCGGGAAGCGCGCGGTCGGAGGTAGTGGTGTCGTCGGCTTTTGCCCGCCGCCACTTCGGCAGCGTCGACCCGGTGGGACAGCGTCTCTGGCTCAGGTGGAAGGACGACACGCCGGCGTGGTCGGAGGTCGTCGGCGTCGTCGGTGACGTCCGGCAGACGTTCCGCGACGAGACGGCCGTCCCCGAGGTCTACCGGCCCTGGTCACGCGCCTACTGGCCGCTCGTGCACGTCGCAGCCCGCACCGACGGCACCCCGGACGCGGTGCGTCGCCTGCGCGCCTCCCTGCAGCGGGCGATCCCCGACCATCCCCTCGGCCTGCTCGCCCCGCTGGACGAGGCCGTGGATGCCGGGAGTCGGCAGGCGCGCGTGCTGACCCGCGTCATGGCCACCTGTGCGCTCGCTGCGGCGCTGCTGGCGGTCGTCGGCCTGTATGGCCTGCTCGCCAGCGAGATGGTGGCGCGTCGCCGGGAAGTCGGCATCCGCCTCGCCCTCGGCGCGCGGACGTGGTCGCTGCGCGCCTGGCTGTTGCGTCCCGGACTCTGGCTCACCACGGCCGGCGTCACCGTGGGGTTGCTCGCCAGCATCCCGGCGGCCCGCCTCCTCGAACAGCAGTTGTTCGGCATCCGCAGCGGCGATCTCTCCGTGCGCGCCATTGCCGCAGGCGTGCTCCTGTTTGCTGGCGTGGTGGCGGCGCTGGTACCGGCGTGCCGGATCGTGAGCGACCGTGCACTCAGCGGCTTGAGGTACGAGTGA
- a CDS encoding PadR family transcriptional regulator, whose protein sequence is MPPRTDALQGTLTLLILKTLDAGPRHGYAIAQHIQNTSNALLRVEEGSLYPALRRLEQEGWVKSSWSVTESQRKARVYALTPTGRRQLDEEEAKWQKLLQGVRHVLRFAE, encoded by the coding sequence ATGCCGCCACGCACCGACGCCCTTCAGGGCACGCTCACGCTGCTGATCCTCAAGACCCTCGACGCCGGGCCCCGCCATGGCTATGCGATCGCGCAGCACATCCAGAACACCTCCAATGCCCTGCTCCGAGTCGAGGAGGGCTCGCTCTATCCGGCCCTCCGCCGGCTGGAACAGGAGGGCTGGGTGAAGTCGTCCTGGAGCGTCACCGAGAGTCAGCGCAAGGCCCGGGTGTACGCCCTCACGCCGACCGGCCGGCGCCAGTTGGACGAGGAGGAAGCCAAGTGGCAGAAGCTCCTCCAGGGCGTGCGCCACGTCCTCAGGTTCGCCGAGTAA
- the xerD gene encoding site-specific tyrosine recombinase XerD: MDGDVQHASNARIDAYLDHLRVVRRLQPLSVESYSRDLVQLARYAAGTGKAPESLTLQDLEAFVRGLMAEGYSPRSVARMVAGVRGFYKHLLVSRVIATNPADDLRPPRAWRELPRYLSLDEVDALLAAPDLSTPRGLRDRAMLDLLYATGLRVSELVTLRPSDLNLEVGFLTCIGKGDKQRIVPVGEQAIRSLRTYLEEGRRGLLKGQGSPWLFPGGRGPAALTRVGFWKALKAYAMKAGVTRDVSPHVLRHSFATHLLDRGADLRAIQMMLGHAALSTTQIYTHVLEARLKRLYESHHPRA; this comes from the coding sequence GTGGATGGAGACGTACAGCACGCCAGCAACGCCCGGATTGATGCGTATCTCGATCACCTGCGGGTCGTGCGGCGGTTGCAGCCGCTGTCGGTGGAGAGCTACAGCCGCGACCTCGTGCAGCTGGCGCGGTATGCGGCCGGCACCGGCAAGGCGCCCGAATCCCTGACGCTTCAGGACCTCGAAGCGTTCGTGCGCGGCCTGATGGCCGAGGGCTACTCGCCGCGCTCCGTGGCACGCATGGTGGCCGGCGTGCGGGGCTTCTACAAGCACCTGCTGGTGTCGCGGGTCATCGCCACCAATCCGGCCGACGACCTGCGTCCGCCGCGTGCCTGGCGGGAGCTGCCAAGGTACCTGTCACTCGACGAGGTGGACGCGCTGCTGGCGGCGCCCGATCTCTCCACTCCTCGAGGCCTCCGCGACCGAGCCATGCTGGATCTGCTGTACGCCACGGGGTTGCGCGTCTCCGAACTCGTGACGCTGCGCCCCTCCGACCTGAACCTGGAGGTCGGCTTCCTGACGTGTATCGGCAAGGGCGACAAACAGCGCATCGTCCCGGTGGGGGAGCAGGCGATCCGCTCGCTGCGGACCTACCTGGAAGAGGGAAGACGAGGGTTGTTGAAGGGGCAGGGATCGCCCTGGTTGTTCCCAGGCGGGCGGGGACCGGCGGCACTCACGCGGGTGGGATTCTGGAAGGCCCTGAAGGCGTACGCGATGAAGGCGGGCGTGACGCGCGATGTGTCACCGCACGTGCTGCGGCACTCGTTCGCCACGCACCTCCTGGATCGCGGGGCTGACTTGAGGGCAATCCAGATGATGCTGGGGCACGCCGCGCTGTCGACGACGCAGATTTACACCCATGTGCTCGAGGCGCGCCTGAAGCGTTTGTACGAGTCGCACCACCCGCGCGCATAG